Proteins found in one Miscanthus floridulus cultivar M001 chromosome 4, ASM1932011v1, whole genome shotgun sequence genomic segment:
- the LOC136550114 gene encoding protein PHOX1-like yields the protein MGKPSLKKKRASGGGGKSGDHGGKPASLERSGSKVLDGDETLFTDMAQEHKEEGNKLFQRRDYDRALLNYDKAIKLLPRAHPDVAYLHSNIAACYMQMSPPDYYRAINECNVALETSPKYTKALLKRARCFDALGRLDLACRDVNKVLALEPNNLTALDVADRVKKAMEEKGIVLDDKEIMPTPEEVVAAAPKQKPRKKRGGRKFAAKAAAAAVEEVEEQKIVEAVKEEEVEEQRRQVKLVFGEDIRWAQVPVSCSMAQLREAVRSKFPGLKAVLVKYKDKEGDLVTITNQDELKWAEALAEAGSSLRLYVTEANPEHEPYVDDTNSGPLERNVNSASDNGSIRSNRQDEDRSTVTCIDDWIVQFAQLFKNHVGISSDEYLDLHEVSMKLYTEAIEDTITTEEAQEVFNLAEGNFQEMAALAFFHWGNVHMSRARKRLLLSGDSPRELVLEQVKEAYEWARDEYNKAGKRYEDAVKAKPDFFEGFLALAHQQFEQAKLSWYYAIGSNADLDSCSSEILEVFNKAEDNIEKGIEMWELMEEQRLKNRSKPSLENVVLEKMGLEEYIKDVSTDDAAEQASNLRSQINILWGMLLYERSVVEFKLGLPMWEDCLMAAIEKFKLGGASATDIAVLVKNHCANETAQDGLGFKIDEIVQAWNEMYDIKRWLRGVPSFRLEPLFRRRVPQLHTALEHI from the exons ATGGGCAAGCCGTCGCTGAAGAAGAAGAGggcctccggcggcggcggcaagtcCGGCGACCACGGGGGCAAGCCGGCGTCGCTGGAGCGGTCCGGCTCCAAGGTCCTCGACGGCGACGAGACCCTCTTCACGGACATGGCgcaggagcacaaggaagagggcAACAAGCTCTTCCAGCGCCGGGACTACGACCGCGCGCTGCTCAACTACGACAAGGCCATCAAGCTCCTGCCCCGGGCGCACCCCGACGTCGCCTACCTCCACAGCAACATCGCCGCCTGCTACATGCAGATGAGCCCGCCCGACTACTACCGCGCCATCAACGAGTGCAACGTCGCGCTCGAGACGTCGCCCAAGTACACCAAGGCGCTGCTCAAGCGGGCGCGCTGCTTCGATGCGCTGGGCAGGCTCGACCTCGCCTGCAGGGACGTCAACAAGGTGCTCGCTCTGGAGCCCAACAACCTCACTGCGCTGGATGTGGCCGACAGGGTGAAGAAGGCCATGGAGGAGAAGGGGATTGTGTTGGACGACAAGGAGATCATGCCCACGCCGGAGGAGGTGGTGGCCGCTGCGCCCAAGCAGAAGCCGCGCAAGAAAAGGGGAGGACGGAAGTTTGCTGCCAaggctgcggctgctgctgtggAGGAGGTCGAGGAACAGAAGATTGTGGAAGCTGTCAAAGAGGAGGAAGTGGAGGAGCAGCGAAGGCAGGTGAAACTTGTGTTTGGGGAGGACATAAGGTGGGCTCAGGTGCCGGTGAGCTGCAGCATGGCACAGCTGCGCGAGGCCGTCCGGAGCAAGTTTCCTGGGCTCAAGGCTGTTCTTGTCAAGTACAAGGACAAGGAGGGTGATCTTGTGACAATCACCAACCAGGATGAGCTGAAATGGGCTGAGGCCTTGGCTGAGGCTGGGAGCTCACTTCGGCTGTATGTTACTGAGGCCAATCCAGAGCATGAACCTTatgttgatgacaccaatagTGGGCCATTGGAGAGAAATGTAAACAGCGCTTCGGATAATGGGAGTATCAGAAGCAATCGGCAGGATGAGGACAGGAGCACCGTGACTTGTATTGATGATTGGATTGTGCAATTCGCTCAGCTTTTCAAGAACCATGTTGGGATTAGCTCTGATGAGTACCTGGACCTCCATGAGGTTAGTATGAAGCTCTACACTGAGGCAATCGAGGACACTATTACTACTGAAGAAGCCCAGGAGGTGTTTAATCTTGCTGAGGGAAACTTCCAGGAGATGGCAGCACTTGCATTTTTCCACTGGGGTAATGTTCATATGTCCCGGGCCAGGAAGAGGTTGCTGCTATCAGGAGACTCCCCAAGAGAATTGGTGCTTGAGCAGGTGAAGGAAGCATATGAATGGGCAAGGGATGAATACAATAAGGctggaaagagatatgaagatGCTGTGAAGGCCAAGCCAGACTTTTTTGAAGGTTTCCTTGCACTTGCGCATCAGCAGTTTGAACAAGCAAAACTGTCATGGTACTATGCAATTGGTAGTAACGCAGATTTGGACAGCTGTTCTTCCGAAATCCTAGAGGTCTTCAATAAAGCCGAGGATAACATTGAGAAGGGTATAGAGATGTGGGAGTTAATGGAAGAACAGCGTCTGAAGAATCGATCTAAACCTAGCCTGGAGAATGTTGTGCTAGAGAAGATGGGCTTGGAGGAGTATATCAAGGATGTATCCACTGATGATGCGGCTGAACAGGCTTCCAATTTAAGGTCTCAGATAAACATTTTATGGGGTATGCTCCTTTATGAGCGTTCAGTTGTGGAATTTAAATTAGGTCTTCCAATGTGGGAGGATTGTCTGATGGCTGCTATTGAAAAGTTTAAACTTGGGGGAGCTTCTGCCACAGATATTGCTGTGCTGGTGAAAAACCACTGCGCCAATGAAACTGCCCAAGATG GTTTGGGCTTCAAGATTGATGAAATTGTTCAAGCTTGGAATGAAATGTATGACATTAAACGGTGGCTGCGTGGTGTTCCATCCTTTCGCCTTGAGCCATTATTTAGGCGAAGAGTTCCACAATTGCATACTGCACTTGAACATATATAG
- the LOC136552290 gene encoding uncharacterized protein produces the protein MTGWTTAAADLPQVVRPLPTSSPAMSAHQVQTVNGGAEIYNEDQRAIYKLLSGRIKSENVPENKDGSDDDDDDDDEDGDEEGGDDDDDAEEDFSGEEDGGDNDDEDDDPEANGEGGSDDDDDDDDGDDDGDDDDEDDDEDEDEEDDEDEEEQPPSKKKK, from the exons ATGACTGGGTGGactaccgccgccgccgacctACCCCAGGTGGTGAGGCCTTTGCCTACCTCTTCGCCGGCGATGAGCGCCCACCAG GTTCAAACTGTAAATGGTGGAGCTGAAATATATAATGAAGACCAACGGGCAATATACAA GTTATTATCTGGAAGAATCAAATCTGAAAATGTCCCTGAAAATAAGGATGGAtcagatgacgatgatgacgacgatgatgaagaCGGGGATGAAGAGGGtggtgatgacgacgatgatgctgAAGAGGATTTCTCCGGTGAAGAAGATGGGggtgacaacgatgatgaagatgatgatcctGAGGCTAATGGTGAAGGAGggagtgatgacgacgacgatgatgacgatggtgacgatgatggcgatgatgacgatgaggatgacgatgaagatgaagatgaggaggaCGACGAAGATGAGGAAGAGCAGCCACcttccaagaagaagaagtga